The following proteins come from a genomic window of Flavobacterium crocinum:
- a CDS encoding response regulator transcription factor encodes MRIILAEDNDILRKSLSFFLESKGFTVDQFSDGKDALDAIETNNYDLILTDINMPGKSGMEITQYVRQTINSETPIIILTSSGVEQTELDSFDIGANEFIAKPVSPAVLLVRINKLLKTQF; translated from the coding sequence ATGAGAATTATTTTAGCCGAAGATAATGATATCCTACGCAAATCGTTATCTTTTTTCTTAGAATCAAAAGGATTTACAGTTGATCAGTTTTCTGATGGAAAAGATGCCTTAGATGCAATCGAAACCAATAATTACGATTTAATTCTCACGGATATCAATATGCCGGGTAAAAGTGGCATGGAAATTACCCAATATGTGAGACAAACCATTAATTCGGAAACTCCGATTATTATACTGACTTCTTCGGGGGTTGAACAAACAGAACTGGACTCTTTTGATATTGGTGCAAATGAATTTATTGCAAAGCCTGTAAGTCCTGCCGTGCTTTTAGTACGAATTAATAAACTACTAAAAACACAGTTCTGA
- a CDS encoding NAD(P)H-binding protein, whose amino-acid sequence MKALVIGATGSTGKELVDKLLEDQDYTSVSVFVRRSFGKSHPKLTEHIVDFSDPNSFQNLITGDVLFSCIGTTLKDAGSKEKQWKIDYDIPADFSEIAVKNQVKSLVLVSSYGASAKSNVFYSKMKGELEEYLAKLNFPQYIIFRPGPLIRENTDRLGEKISIKIIKVFNSVGLFKNLKPITTEFLAEKLAKAPKVISSGTTRLELKSILKL is encoded by the coding sequence ATGAAAGCATTGGTAATTGGCGCAACAGGCTCTACAGGAAAAGAGCTGGTTGATAAACTTTTAGAAGATCAGGATTATACTTCGGTTTCTGTTTTTGTGAGACGTTCTTTTGGAAAATCCCATCCAAAGCTTACGGAACACATTGTAGATTTTTCAGATCCAAATTCATTTCAAAATTTAATTACCGGAGATGTACTTTTTTCCTGCATCGGAACAACCTTAAAAGATGCCGGTTCAAAAGAAAAACAATGGAAGATTGATTATGATATTCCTGCCGATTTTTCAGAAATTGCCGTTAAAAATCAGGTTAAATCTCTTGTTTTGGTTTCTTCTTATGGCGCTTCAGCTAAAAGCAATGTTTTTTATTCTAAAATGAAAGGAGAACTCGAAGAATATTTAGCGAAACTGAATTTTCCTCAATATATTATTTTCAGGCCTGGACCTTTAATTCGGGAAAATACAGATCGTTTGGGAGAAAAAATCTCCATTAAAATTATTAAAGTCTTTAATTCCGTCGGGCTTTTTAAAAATTTAAAACCTATAACAACTGAATTTCTGGCAGAAAAATTGGCGAAAGCACCGAAAGTAATTTCGTCGGGAACTACAAGATTAGAACTTAAAAGTATTTTAAAACTTTAG
- a CDS encoding glycosyltransferase family 2 protein — protein MTFFTDELIWFLDAYILLILGYAILIMSSYLVLAYLSTKELRGYLKKNSFVDYDVLLTSEFAPKLSLIAPAYNEGLTIEENVKSLLSLNYNNYQAIVVNDGSKDNSMEILINTYDLVLSQREFHPQIETKKIKGIYVSRNAAYKKLIVVDKENGGKADALNVGLNIAENPFVVCIDVDCILDKDSLLKLAKPFLESHGKRIIATGGVVRIANQCIIKNGRLVEVNIPDRMLPRIQVLEYLRAFLLGRMAWGRLDGLLLISGAFGAFDKEIAILAGGYSTKTVGEDMELIVRMRRYMLENKLPYAVSYIPDPLCWTEAPEDFKIFKKQRSRWMRGTIETLSFHKKMFMNPKYKLLGMLSVPYWTLFEFLAPGIEFIGLVITILFIIFGLLNWHFFILLLLFVYTFAVFFSVIALFSEEKTYHKYPKQADFFKLLMAAFIEPIYFHPLTVYAALVGYKEKIMGTKGWGEMTRKGFTKK, from the coding sequence ATGACTTTTTTTACTGACGAATTAATATGGTTTCTGGACGCTTACATACTCCTTATTTTGGGGTATGCCATACTCATTATGTCTTCCTATTTAGTACTGGCTTATCTTTCTACAAAAGAGTTAAGAGGGTATCTGAAGAAAAACAGTTTTGTAGATTATGATGTACTCTTAACGAGCGAATTTGCGCCAAAACTTTCACTAATAGCGCCTGCTTATAACGAAGGTTTAACGATTGAAGAAAATGTAAAATCGTTATTGTCTCTTAATTACAATAATTACCAGGCGATTGTGGTGAATGATGGAAGTAAGGATAATTCGATGGAAATCCTGATAAATACGTACGATTTGGTTTTGTCTCAACGTGAATTTCATCCTCAAATTGAAACCAAAAAGATAAAAGGAATTTATGTTTCGAGAAATGCCGCATACAAAAAACTGATTGTTGTCGATAAAGAAAATGGAGGTAAAGCCGATGCACTGAATGTGGGACTTAATATTGCCGAAAATCCCTTTGTAGTTTGCATTGACGTAGATTGTATTCTGGATAAAGATTCTCTTTTAAAACTGGCTAAACCCTTTTTAGAATCTCACGGAAAACGCATTATAGCGACGGGTGGAGTAGTTAGAATAGCCAATCAGTGTATTATCAAAAACGGTCGTTTGGTTGAGGTTAATATTCCGGATCGCATGCTGCCGAGAATTCAGGTTTTAGAGTACCTGAGAGCTTTTCTTTTAGGAAGAATGGCCTGGGGAAGGTTGGACGGATTGCTATTAATCAGTGGAGCTTTTGGTGCATTTGATAAAGAAATCGCCATATTGGCTGGCGGATACAGCACAAAAACCGTGGGTGAAGATATGGAGCTTATCGTAAGAATGAGACGCTATATGCTTGAAAATAAATTACCGTATGCTGTAAGTTATATACCGGATCCGCTTTGCTGGACAGAAGCTCCTGAAGATTTTAAAATTTTTAAGAAGCAACGTAGTCGCTGGATGAGAGGAACTATTGAGACTTTGAGTTTCCATAAAAAGATGTTTATGAATCCAAAATATAAACTATTGGGAATGCTGAGCGTTCCATATTGGACTTTGTTTGAATTCCTGGCGCCCGGAATCGAATTTATTGGTCTGGTAATAACAATTTTATTTATAATATTTGGTTTACTCAATTGGCATTTCTTTATATTGCTCTTATTGTTTGTTTACACTTTTGCCGTTTTCTTTTCGGTTATCGCTTTGTTCAGCGAAGAGAAAACCTATCATAAATACCCAAAACAAGCCGATTTCTTTAAACTTTTAATGGCGGCTTTTATCGAGCCTATTTATTTTCATCCGCTAACGGTTTATGCTGCTTTAGTGGGATACAAAGAAAAAATCATGGGAACCAAAGGCTGGGGCGAAATGACCAGAAAAGGATTTACCAAGAAGTAG
- a CDS encoding GAF domain-containing hybrid sensor histidine kinase/response regulator, which yields MNSNFPVPENELQRLAALKRYNILDTLPDNAFDDATKLVSFICGVPIAHISFIDESRQWFKSEIGIGVTEVPREISFCQYTIMESEMVEINDTHLNERFKDDPNVTGGFNVRFYAGVPLTTPDGFNIGTLCAIDHISKELNESQRNALSLVAKHVMAQLEIGTKNIQLDAQRKIAEKAVMARDSFLANMSHEIRTPLNAIIGFTDLLAQTQLDDVQKDYIDSVQIAGENLLLIVNDILDLSKLESGSLAIEAEPFNLKKTLKHVYNLLKVKVQKEVEFNLFLDAELPDMVIGDQGRLNQILVNLIGNSLKFTSEGEVIVAVKKMEETEDDITFKFFVRDTGIGIEKSKHKTVFERFTQGEESTTRTYGGTGLGLNIVKELVELQNGEIHLKSELNKGSEFYFILKYKKSKAVESSAKPLSQNNLGKLKILLCEDNVLNQKLAKSVISSFGFDLDIAQNGDEGIELLSQNEYDLVLMDLQMPVKDGYQTTEYIRNEMNSNIPIIAMTAHSLVGEQERCYKVGMNAYVPKPFKQVTLLKTIKTVLNQDNDTPKRYIDMSFLDEMSSGDQEFKKEMTNLFIEKIPVQVEQLEKAFKVENHDAVKKIAHNMKSSLDIFMLEDLSEYATVIEEQASTGKFTSETADKVNLLHCGVIEVVKILKEL from the coding sequence ATGAATAGTAATTTCCCAGTTCCAGAAAACGAATTACAACGTTTAGCTGCTCTAAAACGTTACAATATACTCGATACTCTTCCTGATAACGCCTTTGATGATGCTACAAAATTAGTTTCGTTCATCTGTGGTGTTCCAATTGCTCATATTTCCTTTATTGATGAAAGCAGACAATGGTTTAAATCGGAAATTGGAATCGGCGTGACTGAAGTACCGAGAGAAATTAGTTTCTGTCAATATACGATTATGGAATCGGAAATGGTTGAAATCAATGACACACATTTAAACGAAAGATTTAAAGATGATCCAAACGTTACAGGAGGGTTTAATGTGAGATTCTATGCAGGAGTTCCGCTTACGACACCGGACGGATTTAATATTGGAACGCTATGTGCAATAGATCATATTTCTAAAGAACTTAATGAAAGCCAAAGAAACGCACTTTCTCTTGTTGCTAAACACGTTATGGCGCAATTGGAAATTGGAACAAAAAATATTCAGTTAGATGCCCAAAGAAAAATTGCAGAAAAAGCAGTTATGGCACGTGATAGTTTCCTGGCTAATATGAGTCACGAAATCAGAACGCCTTTAAATGCAATAATTGGTTTTACAGATCTTTTGGCACAAACTCAATTAGATGATGTACAGAAAGATTATATTGATAGTGTTCAGATTGCCGGCGAAAACCTGTTGTTGATTGTAAATGATATTCTGGATCTTTCCAAATTGGAATCAGGAAGTTTGGCAATTGAGGCAGAACCTTTTAATCTAAAAAAGACCTTAAAACACGTTTATAATCTACTAAAAGTAAAAGTGCAGAAAGAGGTTGAGTTCAACTTATTTCTAGATGCAGAACTGCCAGATATGGTTATTGGTGATCAAGGAAGGTTGAATCAGATTTTAGTAAATCTTATTGGAAACTCTCTCAAATTTACAAGCGAAGGTGAAGTAATCGTCGCGGTAAAAAAGATGGAAGAAACGGAAGATGATATCACTTTCAAATTTTTTGTCAGAGATACGGGAATTGGAATCGAAAAGAGCAAACATAAAACGGTTTTTGAACGTTTTACGCAAGGAGAAGAAAGTACTACCAGAACCTATGGAGGAACTGGTTTAGGATTGAATATTGTAAAAGAATTGGTAGAGTTACAGAATGGTGAAATTCATTTAAAAAGTGAATTAAACAAAGGTTCTGAGTTTTATTTTATACTTAAATATAAAAAATCTAAGGCTGTAGAATCTTCTGCCAAACCGCTTTCACAAAATAACTTAGGAAAACTTAAGATTTTGCTTTGTGAAGACAATGTACTGAATCAGAAATTAGCTAAAAGTGTGATAAGCAGTTTTGGTTTTGATTTGGATATCGCTCAAAATGGAGACGAAGGCATCGAGCTTTTATCTCAAAACGAATATGATTTGGTTCTAATGGATTTGCAAATGCCTGTAAAAGACGGTTACCAGACAACAGAATATATTCGCAACGAAATGAATTCTAACATTCCAATTATCGCTATGACAGCGCATTCTTTAGTAGGAGAGCAGGAGCGTTGTTATAAAGTAGGCATGAATGCTTACGTACCAAAACCTTTTAAACAAGTCACTCTTTTAAAAACAATTAAAACAGTATTGAATCAGGATAATGATACTCCGAAACGATATATTGATATGTCTTTTCTGGACGAAATGTCCTCTGGTGATCAGGAATTTAAGAAAGAGATGACCAATCTTTTTATAGAAAAAATTCCGGTTCAGGTTGAGCAATTAGAAAAGGCATTTAAGGTTGAAAATCATGATGCAGTAAAAAAGATTGCCCATAATATGAAATCAAGCTTAGATATTTTTATGCTGGAAGATCTTAGTGAATATGCTACTGTTATCGAAGAACAAGCCTCGACTGGAAAATTTACAAGCGAAACGGCAGATAAAGTCAATCTGCTGCATTGCGGAGTGATTGAGGTAGTAAAAATTCTAAAAGAGCTATGA
- a CDS encoding YaiO family outer membrane beta-barrel protein, with the protein MKYIYYSIVLLFISSIAIGQEVNAEEILANTKREVEKGNYDKALSLIEPLRAKFPQDEDIQTYTARIYSWKKDYKTAIKILSPMTDRVNPNQEALQAIINVYFWTEQYEKCVVYCDKYLVLDAKSLEVLKIKATCLEKLNRDQEALELIEKSAYIDNSTQAFKGIRTLIGHKSKNAVSVSYLNVSTSEPGQSPFHYGYVEYSHKFNKSAIVGRANVGNVSNDTQALFEADFYQTFSNKSYLYANGGISTGETIFPVAKAGLEYYFKPHKKFDYSLGARFMHFESDDITLLTGQLAYTAGTYTVAYRPYYDTSNELFSHVLSLQKVNEEKESLIRFELQYGNVPYLYLYNNFTTPLKAYRAGIQYQHRLGESFFVRPIFLYEREEYIPGEYRNRFNVQLIVTKRF; encoded by the coding sequence ATGAAGTATATCTATTATTCCATAGTATTGCTGTTTATTTCTTCCATTGCTATTGGACAGGAAGTTAATGCAGAAGAAATTTTAGCTAACACAAAACGTGAGGTTGAAAAAGGAAATTACGATAAAGCCTTATCCTTGATTGAACCTTTGCGTGCTAAATTTCCTCAGGATGAAGATATCCAAACTTATACAGCTCGCATTTACAGCTGGAAAAAAGACTATAAAACGGCGATAAAGATTTTGTCTCCAATGACAGACAGAGTGAATCCAAATCAGGAAGCTTTACAGGCAATCATCAATGTTTATTTTTGGACGGAACAATATGAAAAATGTGTCGTTTATTGTGATAAATATTTGGTGTTGGATGCAAAATCTCTTGAAGTTTTAAAAATAAAAGCAACTTGTCTTGAAAAACTAAACCGTGATCAGGAAGCTTTGGAATTAATAGAAAAATCTGCTTATATAGATAACAGCACACAAGCTTTTAAAGGAATTCGAACGCTTATTGGACACAAATCTAAAAATGCGGTATCGGTTTCTTATTTAAATGTTTCGACTTCAGAACCGGGACAATCTCCGTTTCATTATGGTTATGTGGAGTATTCTCATAAATTCAATAAATCTGCCATTGTAGGTCGTGCCAATGTAGGAAATGTGAGTAACGATACACAAGCCTTATTTGAAGCCGATTTCTATCAGACCTTTTCTAACAAAAGTTATTTGTATGCAAACGGAGGTATTTCTACAGGAGAAACAATATTTCCTGTCGCAAAAGCAGGTTTGGAATACTATTTCAAACCACATAAAAAGTTTGATTATTCGCTTGGTGCACGTTTTATGCATTTTGAATCAGATGATATTACACTGCTTACAGGACAATTGGCTTATACAGCAGGAACATATACCGTTGCTTACAGACCGTATTACGATACCTCAAACGAATTATTTTCTCATGTTTTAAGTCTTCAGAAAGTAAACGAAGAAAAAGAAAGTCTGATACGATTTGAACTTCAATACGGAAATGTTCCGTATTTGTATCTCTACAATAATTTTACGACTCCATTAAAAGCCTATAGAGCCGGAATTCAATATCAGCATCGTCTTGGAGAATCTTTTTTTGTACGTCCAATATTCCTTTATGAAAGAGAGGAATACATACCGGGTGAATACAGAAACAGATTCAATGTTCAGTTAATTGTGACCAAACGTTTTTAA